The Bacteroidales bacterium genome includes a region encoding these proteins:
- a CDS encoding DNA-deoxyinosine glycosylase — translation MIEKHPFPPFVPKDCKILVIGSFPGKESTQAKREDDWFYGAKRNQFWKLLENVYNIELKTKDDKKNLFNKAKIGITDIIESCERKENSNSDSNLINKTYNSKLAEIIETNPIDKILFTSKGVKNEFCQHFKVPENVNLITLPSPSPIYRRMSFERKAEIYKIHFPKL, via the coding sequence AAACATCCATTTCCGCCATTTGTCCCAAAAGATTGTAAAATCTTGGTAATTGGAAGTTTCCCCGGAAAAGAATCGACACAAGCAAAAAGAGAGGATGATTGGTTTTACGGTGCCAAGCGAAATCAATTTTGGAAGCTCTTAGAAAATGTTTACAACATAGAATTAAAAACAAAGGACGATAAGAAAAACTTATTTAATAAGGCAAAAATAGGTATTACAGATATTATTGAATCTTGCGAAAGAAAAGAAAACAGCAACTCCGATTCAAATTTGATTAACAAGACCTATAACTCTAAACTTGCTGAAATAATAGAAACTAATCCGATTGACAAAATTCTATTTACAAGTAAGGGCGTTAAAAATGAGTTTTGCCAACATTTCAAGGTTCCGGAAAATGTCAACTTGATTACTCTGCCTTCTCCATCACCGATTTATAGACGAATGAGTTTTGAGAGAAAAGCAGAAATCTATAAAATACATTTTCCAAAACTTTGA